The following are encoded in a window of Salmo trutta chromosome 27, fSalTru1.1, whole genome shotgun sequence genomic DNA:
- the tbx3b gene encoding T-box transcription factor TBX3 isoform X4: MRDPLVPGDMAFQPFLPNTASDFTLDAMLARQPPFFPAIALTSHGSLHLPVAQRHPMLDPVNAETILRKASLEQHNATQSAKLSPPKTLETEATEDDPKVHLETRHLWTQFHKFGTEMVITKSGRRMFPPFKARCTGLNQRAKYILLMDIVAADDFRYKFHNSRWMVSGKADPEMPKRMYIHPDSPASGEQWMSKVVNFHKLKLTNNISDKHGFTILNSMHKYQPRFHVVRANDILKLPYSTFRTYVFSETEFIAVTAYQNDKITQMKIDNNPFAKGFRDTGNGRREKK, encoded by the exons ATGAGAGATCCACTTGTACCAGGAGATATGGCATTCCAACCGTTTTTACCAAACACTGCTTCGGATTTCACCCTCGACGCAATGCTGGCCCGACAACCTCCGTTTTTTCCTGCCATTGCATTAACTTCCCACGGGTCTCTTCACTTGCCTGTTGCGCAAAGGCATCCCATGCTGGATCCGGTCAATGCTGAAACGATCCTCCGCAAAGCCTCGCTGGAACAGCATAATGCAACCCAGTCTGCCAAGCTCAGTCCTCCTAAAACGCTGGAGACGGAAGCCACGGAGGATGATCCAAAAGTTCACTTGGAGACAAGGCACCTTTGGACACAATTCCACAAATTCGGCACTGAAATGGTCATAACAAAATCAGGAAG GCGGATGTTTCCACCGTTTAAAGCAAGATGTACTGGCTTGAACCAAAGGGCAAAATATATTTTGCTCATGGACATTGTGGCGGCCGACGACTTCAGGTACAAGTTCCACAACTCCCGTTGGATGGTGTCAGGAAAGGCAGATCCTGAAATGCCAAAGAGGATGTACATACACCCAGACAGTCCCGCTTCTGGCGAGCAATGGATGTCAAAAGTGGTCAATTTTCACAAACTAAAATTGACAAACAACATCTCGGACAAGCATGGGTTT ACGATTCTTAACTCAATGCACAAATACCAGCCCAGGTTTCACGTTGTGAGGGCCAATGATATCCTCAAACTACCTTATAGCACGTTCAGGACCTATGTCTTTTCTGAGACAGAATTCATTGCTGTAACTGCATACCAAAACGATAAG ATCACACAAATGAAAATTGATAACAATCCTTTCGCCAAAGGATTCCGTGACACTGGCAATGGTAGAAGAGAAAAAAAGTGA
- the lman2lb gene encoding lectin, mannose-binding 2-like b isoform X1 has protein sequence MLFSTMNKSNRFRLSSFKIFDLMFNQRNIHKLTCRFAVVLLLTCHCLADDGYEMDDFLKREYSLTKPYQGLGSSSSSYWDLMGNAMITTEHVRLTPDLQSRQGAVWSRVPCFLRDWELQVHFKIHGHGKKNLNGDGMALWYTKERMQIGPVFGNMNLFTGLGVFVDTYPNENKNHEKKYNPSTQRVFPYVSGMVGNGTLAYEHDRDGQSTELGGCTALVRNIPHDTFLLIRYTKNRLTIQIDVDGKQEWRDCLDLPGVRLPQGYFFGASSVTGDLSDNHDLISMKLYQLTVERTQEEEEEEELIPSVDNFEHLNKVEVQEEGMSGVQLFFTIVFSVIGIFVLGVVAVVMYGRWKENSRKRFY, from the exons ATGCTGTTCTCCACCATGAACAAGTCTAATCGCTTTCGGTTGAGCAGTTTTAAAATATTTGATTTAATGTTTAATCAGCGAAACATTCATAAATTAACATGTCGGTTTGCTGTTGTCCTTCTTTTAACCTGCCATTGTCTGGCAGACGATGGATACGAGATGGATGACTTTTTAAAAAGGGAGTACTCGCTTACCAAACCATACCAAG GGTTGGGCTCCTCCAGTTCCTCTTATTGGGACCTGATGGGCAATGCCATGATCACCACTGAGCATGTGCGACTGACCCCCGACTTGCAGAGCAGACAAGGAGCAGTGTGGAGCCGCGTT CCCTGTTTCCTGCGGGACTGGGAGCTGCAGGTGCACTTTAAGATCCACGGCCACGGGAAGAAGAACCTGAATGGGGATGGAATGGCTCTGTGGTATACCAAAGAACGCATGCAGATCG GTCCTGTGTTTGGAAACATGAACCTCTTCACTGGCCTTGGAGTGTTTGTGGACACCTACCCCAATGAAAATAAGAACCATGAG AAGAAGTACAATCCATCGACTCAG AGGGTCTTTCCATATGTGTCTGGGATGGTGGGGAACGGGACTCTGGCTTATGAGCACGATCGTGATGGCCAGTCCACAGAGCTTGGCGGGTGCACAGCCCTGGTGCGCAACATCCCCCATGACACCTTCCTCCTCATCAGATACACCAAAAACCGACTGACG ATACAGATAGACGTTGACGGTAAACAGGAGTGGCGGGACTGTCTGGACCTTCCAGGGGTACGTCTGCCTCAGGGCTACTTCTTTGGAGCCTCGTCTGTTACTGGAGACCTGTCAG ACAACCATGATCTCATCTCTATGAAGCTGTACCAGCTGACTGTGGAGCGTactcaggaggaagaggaggaggaagagctcATCCCCAGTGTTGATAACTTTGAGCACTTGAACAAAG TGGAGGTGCAAGAAGAGGGGATGAGTGGAGTCCAGCTCTTCTTCACCATAGTCTTCTCTGTCATTGGTATCTTTGTACTGGGGGTGGTGGCGGTGGTCATGTATGGGCGCTGGAAGGAGAACAGCCGCAAACGCTTCTACTGA
- the tbx3b gene encoding T-box transcription factor TBX3 isoform X1, giving the protein MRDPLVPGDMAFQPFLPNTASDFTLDAMLARQPPFFPAIALTSHGSLHLPVAQRHPMLDPVNAETILRKASLEQHNATQSAKLSPPKTLETEATEDDPKVHLETRHLWTQFHKFGTEMVITKSGRRMFPPFKARCTGLNQRAKYILLMDIVAADDFRYKFHNSRWMVSGKADPEMPKRMYIHPDSPASGEQWMSKVVNFHKLKLTNNISDKHGFTILNSMHKYQPRFHVVRANDILKLPYSTFRTYVFSETEFIAVTAYQNDKITQMKIDNNPFAKGFRDTGNGRREKKKQLGINIQKFSETSGDSLDEAPLKSAGNAKSIEGCQSDNESGQESKHWNNVGQDSRKISTTTEELKPEPNVTTFHDKADRASTDSLRTETDSEDPKQDHINAITGGMTRCFGAEDPRATEHFQPLTVETDQSARITGLGRNTFSHCYSYPPDWTRYILNPLGVAHRLLHNAQVNMQGETVSSVAATAMGHMLMAVSSDGVCTMGTAGIPVSSVQRTSGLPLNFQQHAMASQGLTVSPFGAIFPYPYSYLAATAALSTTASTPVHRRPVRPPTRFRPYSIPNSVGLPDNCSTPPTSIHLMTDRDVNCHTIANSPIAAPLDCRPMSEVDSDSSLQGSGALATKRLCNKDCMDQLQCIQQLVRGIDSYQDRDSYS; this is encoded by the exons ATGAGAGATCCACTTGTACCAGGAGATATGGCATTCCAACCGTTTTTACCAAACACTGCTTCGGATTTCACCCTCGACGCAATGCTGGCCCGACAACCTCCGTTTTTTCCTGCCATTGCATTAACTTCCCACGGGTCTCTTCACTTGCCTGTTGCGCAAAGGCATCCCATGCTGGATCCGGTCAATGCTGAAACGATCCTCCGCAAAGCCTCGCTGGAACAGCATAATGCAACCCAGTCTGCCAAGCTCAGTCCTCCTAAAACGCTGGAGACGGAAGCCACGGAGGATGATCCAAAAGTTCACTTGGAGACAAGGCACCTTTGGACACAATTCCACAAATTCGGCACTGAAATGGTCATAACAAAATCAGGAAG GCGGATGTTTCCACCGTTTAAAGCAAGATGTACTGGCTTGAACCAAAGGGCAAAATATATTTTGCTCATGGACATTGTGGCGGCCGACGACTTCAGGTACAAGTTCCACAACTCCCGTTGGATGGTGTCAGGAAAGGCAGATCCTGAAATGCCAAAGAGGATGTACATACACCCAGACAGTCCCGCTTCTGGCGAGCAATGGATGTCAAAAGTGGTCAATTTTCACAAACTAAAATTGACAAACAACATCTCGGACAAGCATGGGTTT ACGATTCTTAACTCAATGCACAAATACCAGCCCAGGTTTCACGTTGTGAGGGCCAATGATATCCTCAAACTACCTTATAGCACGTTCAGGACCTATGTCTTTTCTGAGACAGAATTCATTGCTGTAACTGCATACCAAAACGATAAG ATCACACAAATGAAAATTGATAACAATCCTTTCGCCAAAGGATTCCGTGACACTGGCAATGGTAGAAGAGAAAAAAA GAAACAATTGGGGATAAATATACAAAAGTTCAGTGAAACCTCTGGTGACTCTTTGGATGAGGCTCCACTGAAAAGCGCAGGAAATGCAAAATCAATCG AGGGCTGCCAAAGTGACAATGAAAGCGGTCAAGAAAGCAAACATTGGAATAATGTTGGACAAGACTCGCGAAAAATCTCAACCACCACAGAGGAACTGAAACCTGAGCCAAATGTTACCACATTCCACGACAAAGCGGACAGGGCTTCAACGGACTCACTTAGGACCGAAACAGACTCAGAGGATCCAAAACAGGACCATATAAACGCCATAACTGGTGGTATGACACGTTGCTTTGGAGCAGAGGATCCGAGGGCAACAGAACACTTCCAGCCTTTAACCGTGGAAACGGACCAAAGCGCTCGCATCACAGGCTTAGGACGCAACACGTTTTCACACTGCTATTCTTATCCACCGGATTGGACAAGATATATTCTCAACCCCTTGGGTGTCGCTCACCGTCTCCTACACAATGCCCAAGTAAACATGCAGGGAGAAACTGTATCCAGTGTAGCAGCAACAGCAATGGGGCACATGCTGATGGCTGTGTCATCTGACGGAGTGTGCACCATGGGCACGGCTGGTATCCCAGTATCTTCTGTACAAAGAACGTCAGGATTACCCTTGAACTTTCAGCAGCATGCTATGGCATCGCAG GGCCTCACGGTTTCTCCTTTTGGTGCTATTTTCCCCTATCCCTACTCCTATTTGGCCGCAACGGCTGCTCTCTCCACCACAGCATCAACCCCAGTGCATCGCCGCCCAGTGCGCCCTCCTACCCGGTTCAGACCATACTCCATTCCCAATAGCGTAGGCCTACCAGACAACTGTTCGACGCCCCCGACATCTATTCACCTTATGACTGATAGAGACGTGAATTGTCACACTATTGCAAATAGTCCGATTGCTGCTCCATTGGACTGTAGGCCTATGTCAGAGGTAGACAGCGATTCCTCGTTACAGGGTTCTGGTGCGTTAGCTACAAAACGCTTATGCAACAAGGATTGCATGGATCAGCTCCAATGTATACAACAGTTGGTCAGAGGTATAGACTCCTATCAAGACAGAGACTCATATTCCTAG
- the lman2lb gene encoding lectin, mannose-binding 2-like b isoform X2, which produces MLFSTMNKSNRFRLSSFKIFDLMFNQRNIHKLTCRFAVVLLLTCHCLADDGYEMDDFLKREYSLTKPYQGLGSSSSSYWDLMGNAMITTEHVRLTPDLQSRQGAVWSRVPCFLRDWELQVHFKIHGHGKKNLNGDGMALWYTKERMQIGPVFGNMNLFTGLGVFVDTYPNENKNHERVFPYVSGMVGNGTLAYEHDRDGQSTELGGCTALVRNIPHDTFLLIRYTKNRLTIQIDVDGKQEWRDCLDLPGVRLPQGYFFGASSVTGDLSDNHDLISMKLYQLTVERTQEEEEEEELIPSVDNFEHLNKVEVQEEGMSGVQLFFTIVFSVIGIFVLGVVAVVMYGRWKENSRKRFY; this is translated from the exons ATGCTGTTCTCCACCATGAACAAGTCTAATCGCTTTCGGTTGAGCAGTTTTAAAATATTTGATTTAATGTTTAATCAGCGAAACATTCATAAATTAACATGTCGGTTTGCTGTTGTCCTTCTTTTAACCTGCCATTGTCTGGCAGACGATGGATACGAGATGGATGACTTTTTAAAAAGGGAGTACTCGCTTACCAAACCATACCAAG GGTTGGGCTCCTCCAGTTCCTCTTATTGGGACCTGATGGGCAATGCCATGATCACCACTGAGCATGTGCGACTGACCCCCGACTTGCAGAGCAGACAAGGAGCAGTGTGGAGCCGCGTT CCCTGTTTCCTGCGGGACTGGGAGCTGCAGGTGCACTTTAAGATCCACGGCCACGGGAAGAAGAACCTGAATGGGGATGGAATGGCTCTGTGGTATACCAAAGAACGCATGCAGATCG GTCCTGTGTTTGGAAACATGAACCTCTTCACTGGCCTTGGAGTGTTTGTGGACACCTACCCCAATGAAAATAAGAACCATGAG AGGGTCTTTCCATATGTGTCTGGGATGGTGGGGAACGGGACTCTGGCTTATGAGCACGATCGTGATGGCCAGTCCACAGAGCTTGGCGGGTGCACAGCCCTGGTGCGCAACATCCCCCATGACACCTTCCTCCTCATCAGATACACCAAAAACCGACTGACG ATACAGATAGACGTTGACGGTAAACAGGAGTGGCGGGACTGTCTGGACCTTCCAGGGGTACGTCTGCCTCAGGGCTACTTCTTTGGAGCCTCGTCTGTTACTGGAGACCTGTCAG ACAACCATGATCTCATCTCTATGAAGCTGTACCAGCTGACTGTGGAGCGTactcaggaggaagaggaggaggaagagctcATCCCCAGTGTTGATAACTTTGAGCACTTGAACAAAG TGGAGGTGCAAGAAGAGGGGATGAGTGGAGTCCAGCTCTTCTTCACCATAGTCTTCTCTGTCATTGGTATCTTTGTACTGGGGGTGGTGGCGGTGGTCATGTATGGGCGCTGGAAGGAGAACAGCCGCAAACGCTTCTACTGA
- the tbx3b gene encoding T-box transcription factor TBX3 isoform X2 has translation MHKYQPRFHVVRANDILKLPYSTFRTYVFSETEFIAVTAYQNDKITQMKIDNNPFAKGFRDTGNGRREKKKQLGINIQKFSETSGDSLDEAPLKSAGNAKSIEGCQSDNESGQESKHWNNVGQDSRKISTTTEELKPEPNVTTFHDKADRASTDSLRTETDSEDPKQDHINAITGGMTRCFGAEDPRATEHFQPLTVETDQSARITGLGRNTFSHCYSYPPDWTRYILNPLGVAHRLLHNAQVNMQGETVSSVAATAMGHMLMAVSSDGVCTMGTAGIPVSSVQRTSGLPLNFQQHAMASQGLTVSPFGAIFPYPYSYLAATAALSTTASTPVHRRPVRPPTRFRPYSIPNSVGLPDNCSTPPTSIHLMTDRDVNCHTIANSPIAAPLDCRPMSEVDSDSSLQGSGALATKRLCNKDCMDQLQCIQQLVRGIDSYQDRDSYS, from the exons ATGCACAAATACCAGCCCAGGTTTCACGTTGTGAGGGCCAATGATATCCTCAAACTACCTTATAGCACGTTCAGGACCTATGTCTTTTCTGAGACAGAATTCATTGCTGTAACTGCATACCAAAACGATAAG ATCACACAAATGAAAATTGATAACAATCCTTTCGCCAAAGGATTCCGTGACACTGGCAATGGTAGAAGAGAAAAAAA GAAACAATTGGGGATAAATATACAAAAGTTCAGTGAAACCTCTGGTGACTCTTTGGATGAGGCTCCACTGAAAAGCGCAGGAAATGCAAAATCAATCG AGGGCTGCCAAAGTGACAATGAAAGCGGTCAAGAAAGCAAACATTGGAATAATGTTGGACAAGACTCGCGAAAAATCTCAACCACCACAGAGGAACTGAAACCTGAGCCAAATGTTACCACATTCCACGACAAAGCGGACAGGGCTTCAACGGACTCACTTAGGACCGAAACAGACTCAGAGGATCCAAAACAGGACCATATAAACGCCATAACTGGTGGTATGACACGTTGCTTTGGAGCAGAGGATCCGAGGGCAACAGAACACTTCCAGCCTTTAACCGTGGAAACGGACCAAAGCGCTCGCATCACAGGCTTAGGACGCAACACGTTTTCACACTGCTATTCTTATCCACCGGATTGGACAAGATATATTCTCAACCCCTTGGGTGTCGCTCACCGTCTCCTACACAATGCCCAAGTAAACATGCAGGGAGAAACTGTATCCAGTGTAGCAGCAACAGCAATGGGGCACATGCTGATGGCTGTGTCATCTGACGGAGTGTGCACCATGGGCACGGCTGGTATCCCAGTATCTTCTGTACAAAGAACGTCAGGATTACCCTTGAACTTTCAGCAGCATGCTATGGCATCGCAG GGCCTCACGGTTTCTCCTTTTGGTGCTATTTTCCCCTATCCCTACTCCTATTTGGCCGCAACGGCTGCTCTCTCCACCACAGCATCAACCCCAGTGCATCGCCGCCCAGTGCGCCCTCCTACCCGGTTCAGACCATACTCCATTCCCAATAGCGTAGGCCTACCAGACAACTGTTCGACGCCCCCGACATCTATTCACCTTATGACTGATAGAGACGTGAATTGTCACACTATTGCAAATAGTCCGATTGCTGCTCCATTGGACTGTAGGCCTATGTCAGAGGTAGACAGCGATTCCTCGTTACAGGGTTCTGGTGCGTTAGCTACAAAACGCTTATGCAACAAGGATTGCATGGATCAGCTCCAATGTATACAACAGTTGGTCAGAGGTATAGACTCCTATCAAGACAGAGACTCATATTCCTAG
- the tbx3b gene encoding T-box transcription factor TBX3 isoform X3, whose translation MRDPLVPGDMAFQPFLPNTASDFTLDAMLARQPPFFPAIALTSHGSLHLPVAQRHPMLDPVNAETILRKASLEQHNATQSAKLSPPKTLETEATEDDPKVHLETRHLWTQFHKFGTEMVITKSGRRMFPPFKARCTGLNQRAKYILLMDIVAADDFRYKFHNSRWMVSGKADPEMPKRMYIHPDSPASGEQWMSKVVNFHKLKLTNNISDKHGFTILNSMHKYQPRFHVVRANDILKLPYSTFRTYVFSETEFIAVTAYQNDKITQMKIDNNPFAKGFRDTGNGRREKKKQLGINIQKFSETSGDSLDEAPLKSAGNAKSIGEFV comes from the exons ATGAGAGATCCACTTGTACCAGGAGATATGGCATTCCAACCGTTTTTACCAAACACTGCTTCGGATTTCACCCTCGACGCAATGCTGGCCCGACAACCTCCGTTTTTTCCTGCCATTGCATTAACTTCCCACGGGTCTCTTCACTTGCCTGTTGCGCAAAGGCATCCCATGCTGGATCCGGTCAATGCTGAAACGATCCTCCGCAAAGCCTCGCTGGAACAGCATAATGCAACCCAGTCTGCCAAGCTCAGTCCTCCTAAAACGCTGGAGACGGAAGCCACGGAGGATGATCCAAAAGTTCACTTGGAGACAAGGCACCTTTGGACACAATTCCACAAATTCGGCACTGAAATGGTCATAACAAAATCAGGAAG GCGGATGTTTCCACCGTTTAAAGCAAGATGTACTGGCTTGAACCAAAGGGCAAAATATATTTTGCTCATGGACATTGTGGCGGCCGACGACTTCAGGTACAAGTTCCACAACTCCCGTTGGATGGTGTCAGGAAAGGCAGATCCTGAAATGCCAAAGAGGATGTACATACACCCAGACAGTCCCGCTTCTGGCGAGCAATGGATGTCAAAAGTGGTCAATTTTCACAAACTAAAATTGACAAACAACATCTCGGACAAGCATGGGTTT ACGATTCTTAACTCAATGCACAAATACCAGCCCAGGTTTCACGTTGTGAGGGCCAATGATATCCTCAAACTACCTTATAGCACGTTCAGGACCTATGTCTTTTCTGAGACAGAATTCATTGCTGTAACTGCATACCAAAACGATAAG ATCACACAAATGAAAATTGATAACAATCCTTTCGCCAAAGGATTCCGTGACACTGGCAATGGTAGAAGAGAAAAAAA GAAACAATTGGGGATAAATATACAAAAGTTCAGTGAAACCTCTGGTGACTCTTTGGATGAGGCTCCACTGAAAAGCGCAGGAAATGCAAAATCAATCGGTGAGTTTGTATGA